A genomic window from Parvularcula sp. LCG005 includes:
- a CDS encoding site-specific DNA-methyltransferase, which produces MTTPPVDTIINGECIEAMRQLPDACVDLVFADPPYNLQLGGDLTRPDQSAVDGVTDAWDQFESFAAYDAFCRDWLAEARRVLKPNGALWVIGSYHNIFRLGAAVQDLGFWIQNDVIWVKSNPMPNFRGTRFANAHETLIWAGRSQKSRLTFNYHSLKAGNDDIQLRSDWTFPLCTGGERLKTDGRKTHPTQKPEALLHRVLAATSKPGDVILDPFFGTGTTGAVAKKMGRHYIGIERDQAYVKAATERLAAITAGDADLSTPLPSPRKLPRVGFGQLVESGLISPGTTLYCPKRKLRARVKADGSVSAATFSGSIHKVGAELQNAPSCNGWTFWHYEQAGKLAPIDSLRSLVRQQMN; this is translated from the coding sequence ATGACCACTCCCCCCGTAGACACGATCATCAATGGCGAATGCATCGAGGCGATGCGGCAACTGCCCGACGCCTGTGTCGACCTGGTCTTCGCCGACCCGCCCTATAACCTGCAACTGGGTGGTGATCTGACGCGTCCGGATCAATCAGCTGTCGACGGTGTGACCGATGCGTGGGACCAGTTTGAGTCTTTCGCCGCCTACGACGCATTCTGCCGCGACTGGCTGGCCGAGGCGCGCCGCGTCCTCAAGCCGAATGGCGCGCTATGGGTCATCGGTTCCTATCACAACATTTTCCGGCTGGGCGCAGCCGTGCAGGATCTGGGTTTCTGGATTCAGAATGACGTCATCTGGGTGAAATCCAACCCCATGCCCAATTTTCGCGGCACACGCTTTGCCAATGCGCACGAAACACTGATCTGGGCCGGCCGGTCGCAAAAATCGCGCCTCACCTTCAACTATCACAGCCTGAAGGCGGGTAATGACGATATTCAGTTGCGTAGTGACTGGACCTTCCCGCTGTGTACGGGCGGTGAGCGGTTGAAGACGGATGGCCGCAAGACCCATCCAACCCAGAAGCCTGAAGCCCTGCTCCACCGCGTTCTGGCCGCCACGTCGAAACCCGGCGATGTGATCCTTGATCCGTTCTTCGGCACGGGGACGACAGGCGCCGTCGCGAAAAAGATGGGCCGGCACTATATCGGCATTGAGCGCGACCAGGCCTATGTGAAGGCTGCCACTGAACGGCTGGCCGCGATCACGGCTGGCGACGCCGATCTGAGCACGCCGCTGCCCTCACCGCGAAAGCTGCCGCGGGTTGGCTTTGGCCAGTTGGTCGAGAGTGGCCTTATTTCTCCCGGTACCACACTCTATTGCCCGAAACGGAAGCTGCGCGCGCGCGTCAAAGCCGATGGCTCGGTCAGTGCCGCAACCTTTTCGGGCTCCATCCACAAGGTCGGTGCCGAGTTGCAGAATGCGCCCTCCTGCAATGGCTGGACCTTTTGGCACTATGAACAGGCGGGCAAGCTGGCCCCCATCGACTCGCTCCGGTCACTCGTCCGGCAACAGATGAACTGA